The following coding sequences lie in one Benincasa hispida cultivar B227 chromosome 6, ASM972705v1, whole genome shotgun sequence genomic window:
- the LOC120079524 gene encoding ribonuclease MC-like, producing MLMSKKKSLFLLLCILLLNLLIGDALDELEDDDIKNEDAFNELKYELAFMESKNNDHSFYDLEEMKAVPFDYYQLVLQWQPATCSNVICLRPTSSRFSIDGLWAGSYSRPIGRCSGSKFLQQNITSIRKELDEDWPSLIISSNPAVWSEAWNLRGTCFETPTFQIVDYFRLALYLFWRSDVQQALQKSGLEPINGKRYLKSDIETALTKSFGKPALRCTLNLKYLLQSQLAEVVLCFDKCLRNIDCPSQYSAATVCPTRILWLKT from the exons ATGTTGATGTCTAAGAAGAAAAGTTTATTTCTTCTCCTATGCATTTTGTTGTTGAATCTTTTAATAGGGGATGCTTTAGATGAGTTAGAAGATGATGATATAAAAAATGAGGATGCCTTCAATGAGCTAAAGTATGAACTAGCTTTCATGGAATCAAAAAATAATGATCATAGTTTCTATGATTTGGAGGAGATGAAAGCAGTTCCATTTGATTATTATCAACTTGTATTGCAATGGCAACCAGCAACTTGCAGCAATGTCATATGTCTAAGACCCACGTCGTCGAGGTTTAGCATCGACGGTCTTTGGGCTGGCAGCTATTCTCGTCCTATTGGTCGTTGCTCTGGCAGCaaatttcttcaacaaaac ATCACAAGCATAAGAAAAGAACTAGATGAGGATTGGCCAAGTTTGATAATAAGCTCAAACCCAGCAGTATGGAGTGAAGCATGGAATTTACGAGGCACATGTTTCGAAACCCCAACGTTCCAAATCGTCGATTACTTCCGATTAGCTCTTTACCTTTTCTGGAGAAGCGACGTGCAGCAAGCCCTTCAAAAATCTGGGCTGGAACCCATCAATGGGAAGCGCTATCTAAAGTCCGACATTGAAACTGCCCTAACAAAAAGCTTTGGAAAGCCGGCTCTGCGCTGCACCTTGAACTTAAAGTACCTTCTTCAGTCTCAGTTGGCGGAAGTGGTTCTTTGCTTTGATAAATGTCTTCGAAACATTGACTGTCCTTCTCAATATTCTGCTGCCACTGTGTGTCCTACACGAATCCTGTGGCTCAAAACATAG